In Mytilus edulis chromosome 4, xbMytEdul2.2, whole genome shotgun sequence, the following proteins share a genomic window:
- the LOC139521172 gene encoding ABC transporter F family member 4-like, whose translation MMSDSKYLIKEGEITIRSGILKQKHKRYCRLCKDGDVVLECFESKDHTDKVKNSFTLVNVKGFDKVLKESSKEFYIDVHLKKEKFSLIFSNQNETESWHNCLQNNAHFTEGREDSSNFEEEDSGLRDNILYDTNPEESAWFDIVLKQNDDTNRLGWNGRYRLHVSAVCLMLEDLDKQEPKSKWYYEHLRKYGKGKNEFTIVAGRRSDSGEGTFTFLYEKPTDISKAIDKLMKRKQDEQLTTKFQSLSETEKPVSNRSSEPIQKRENSPSPPKKASSVKEGTDSKPPLSRQQSAHMSPNFKHELEDVVGAKGKTLSEKSSKSKKEKHDTKDEKKDEKKEEKKKGFGAFFKSNKDKKPKDKMEQEVDHEGDDEYPENLYDEPELPADLKRPTEPLYEEAGQKSKPMKKRASLNEKKPLKPQEPSVYAQAHPPRQQAWKNHGAQDEEHQENYESIKAAASQKGQRESFGKITNNEEEIDDTYDHAFLTERNLKRDQISNDSKNLYGTSSGREPEADYELGDPDDEQVEYDDAFSTQQKFAAHPIEAYEEVDIRSST comes from the exons AAACAGAAGCATAAGAGATATTGTAGACTATGTAAGGATGGTGATGTAGTTCTTGAATGCTTCGAAAGTAAAGATCATACTGACAAAGTTAAAAATAGCTTCACACTGGTTAATGTCAAAGGTTTTGATAAAGTGCTCAAAGAATCTTCGAAAGAATTCTACATAGATGTTCATTTAAAAAAGGAGAAATTCTCCCTGATATTTTCCAACCAAAACGAAACTGAGAGCTGGCacaattgtttacaaaacaatgcCCATTTTACTGAAGGAAGGGAAGACTCGTCTAATTTTGAAGAAGAAGATTCAGGATTAAGagataatattttatatgataCAAATCCAGAGGAAa gtgCATGGTTTGATATTGTACTTAAGCAAAATGACGACACGAACAGACTTGGTTGGAACGGTAGATACAGACTCCATGTATCTGCAGTATGTCTGATGTTAGAAGATTTAGACAAACAGGAACCAAAATCTAAGTGGTACTACGAACACTTACGAAAGTATGGAAAAGGAAAAAATGAGTTCACAATAGTGGCAGGTAGAAGGAGTGATAGTGGTGAAGGAACGTTtacatttttatatgaaaaaccAACAGATATATCAAAAGCTATAGACAAACTTATGAAACGAAAGCAAGATGAACAGCTGACAACAAAATTTCAGTCACTTTCTGAAACAGAAAAACCTGTTTCAAATAGATCGTCAGAACCCATTCAGAAGAGAGAGAATTCTCCATCTCCTCCAAAGAAGGCTTCTTCAGTAAAGGAAGGTACTGATTCTAAACCTCCTTTATCCAGACAACAATCGGCTCATATGTCTCCTAATTTCAAGCATGAATTAGAAGATGTAGTTGGTGCTAAAGGGAAAACATTAAGTGAGAAATCTAGCAAGAGTAAGAAAGAAAAACATGACACCAAAGATGAAAAGAAAGatgaaaagaaagaagaaaagaagaaaggtTTTGGGGCATTTTTCAAGTCTAATAAAGATAAAAAGCCAAAGGATAAAATGGAACAGGAAGTTGATCATGAGGGTGATGACGAGTATCCGGAAAATCTGTACGATGAACCGGAACTTCCAGCGGACTTGAAAAGACCTACCGAACCTCTGTACGAGGAAGCAGGTCAAAAATCTAAACCAATGAAAAAACGTGCTTCTTTAAACGAAAAAAAGCCTTTAAAACCTCAAGAACCTTCAGTTTATGCACAGGCACATCCCCCTCGCCAACAAGCTTGGAAAAATCATGGGGCTCAGGATGAAGAGCATCAGGAAAATTATGAATCAATAAAAGCTGCTGCAAGTCAAAAAGGCCAGCGTGAATCATTTGGCAAGATAACAAACAACGAAGAGGAAATTGATGATACATATGATCATGCATTCTTAACTGAAAGGAACTTAAAAAGAGATCAAATTTCTAATGACTCTAAAAACCTTTATGGAACCTCAAGTGGGAGGGAACCTGAAGCAGATTATGAATTAGGTGACCCTGACGATGAACAGGTTGAATACGATGATGCCTTCTCTACACAGCAAAAATTTGCAGCTCACCCAATCGAGGCATACGAAGAAGTTGATATCAGATCATCAACATAG